TTATATGCGAGTTTCACCTctatattaaaatgtaaaaagtcCGTCGTGTCCTCAGGGCACACACCACAAGCAGAGACTTTATCTTCGGCCATATTTGGTACTTCAAATGTTATCATCAGTTAGTAGACTAGCTTATATTTAAGATGTTAGCTAAGACATCTCAATATGCAGGTTTCAAGATTTTCAGAGGTAAATACAGTATTCTATTAaccatatacatgcacacataaGTAAAATTTTACGTGCCTTTTAGAACTATTGCAAAGAAACACCGATTTGTGCTGTTCCCCGCAGCACCACCAATGATTTCCACGGCAACCAAAGCACGCACACGGAGCATGCGCATAAAACCAGTCATTTATAAAGTTAAATGAGCACCGCTGTTGTACTGCTTTCCGCGTACAGATGGCGTACACAGCCAAGCAGGGAACAGCCGAGGTACAGCCTCCCTGTGCATTTTCCGCTCTTCATTGGTCGGCTTCTCCTGTCAGTCAAAATATGACCTTGGCTGCGTGATTCTATTGGATAGATCTGCCAATAGGTGGTATTTGGGGCAGAGCAGCGTTTGAATGGGTAAGTGCGAGTAAATAGTTTTCTGGTTTAAGATGTATAAAATTAATGTCAATGATTGAAAAGGATTTAATTGGGACACTATTATTTCTTTCACGTGTGGCATAAATAGATTAAAATGTGTGACGGAGGGCGTGGCATCTTAATATCGTCCTGATTAGTTAGCGTCACTGGTATATAATGATGTACTTTCTACCCTGCGGTAAATTTACCGAATATTTTCGGTGCGTTTATGCTTGCTTATGCAAGAAAACAAGGTTATTAATCTGAAAAATTATGCAGTCCCTCAcataatgtttttatgtttttctttacAATATCTAGCTGTCTTCCTATTTATGAGGTTAATACTGACCATTTtacaaataatataattaaCAATACGACACAATATTTCTATAActtaaattgtttttcttttaggtTTTCTTATacctacacacagacagacatacacctTGTCAAGTACTTCACTTCTCTGGTTTGTTTCTGTGGTCTGTGTTTGTAATAACGAAACAGATATTGCGTATGTCTCTGTTCTCATTAGTGTGCATATGTAACCCACAGTACCAGCTCTGCTGTTTTGTCAGACAGCCCTGCATTGTCTCCCTAGGATGCCAAAGTACAAGTTGTTTCTACTGAGGCATGGGGAGGGAGCCTGGAACAAGGAGAATCGCTTCTGCAGTTGGGTGGACCAGCACCTGAGTGAGGAGGGGGTGAAGGAGGCCCAGCAGTGCGGCGGGCTCCTGAAGGAGCAGGGCTACCGGCTGGATGCGGTGTTCACCTCGCTCCTCACTCGCTCCATCCAGACGGCCTGGCTGGTCACCCAGGCGATGGGCGACGAATGGGTCCCTGTGCTGAAGTCTTGGCGGCTGAACGAGCGCCATTACGGGGCCTTGATCGGGCTGAACCGTGCCGAACTGGCCCTGAACCACGGGGAGGAGGAGGTGAGGCTCTGGAGGCGCAGCTACGACATCACACCTCCCCCCATCACCGAGTCCCATCCCTTCTTCTTCGACATTTACAACGACCGCAGGTATCTCACCTGCGACGTCCCTCTTGAAGAGCTTCCCCGCTCCGAAAGTCTGAAGCAAGTTCTGGACAGACTACTGCCCTACTGGAACAATGTCATCGTGCCAGAGATTAAGAAGGACCGGACCGTTCTCATCTCAGCCCACGGCAACAGCTGCAGAGcccttctgaagcacattgaAGGTGCCTTATCACAGTGAAGAGTACATGTATGACGTCTTgtaaaaaacctgttatttggCACTAATTCCATTGTCCTTGACCCCTACCTCTGTTcgtgtaaaatataaaaactgtgTTGTTGTGATGGGATATTATCTTATTACAAATATAATCTGTATTTCTAAGTATGAGCCCAAGGGACAGAGGTAATAAGGGTATTGGAAGTTAGGGGGCGTATTTGCTGTAACAGGGGTGGTGGACGCTaacagttttgtgttttttcccccagggATCTCAGACGACGATATAGTTGGTGTTACTTTGCCCACTGGGATACCCATTTTACTTGAACTGGACAGTGATCTGCAGCCAGTGAAACCTCACGAACTACTGGGGAACCAGGTGCAGATTCAGAATGCAATTAGGAAAGTGGAGGACCAGGGGAAAGCCAAGAAAACAGACACATAAAGGATATGTGATATTGTGTCAAGAAGTGGTGTCATGTTGAAATATCATGCTGGTCATTGTTAATTCTCACTAAACCAAGCTGCAGCTGCTTTGAGTTACAAATATGGGTACTTACGCACAGCAGTAATCACCTTCGGAAACACAAACTATACATTGAACACATTccctattgatttttttttaaataaatgcctAAATTTGTTTTCTTCTTCACAATAATGTATCGTGAATAATGTTAATTTATGCCAGACGCTCATGAAAATCAAGTGAAGTTCACCAGTAAATAACTCTCCAGAGTTATTTACTGCTGAGAAATCCGCACGTATTCTGAGCGGAATCAGTACCTCTGAAAGCCACTGGTGACCTGTGTAAATGTTTATAATGCGCATTCAAATCATAACTGTTTTAGTTTTTGTACTCTGGATTGTGTTAAACTGACTGCATTTTCAACTGAAAAAATTGGTACCACTTTTTAACACAATCTTTGATGACAAGTGCATAAGTTAAGAACATTACAATATTAGTAAACACTGGTAAATTTTAATGttaataaaatcatttaaaagaTATAAATGCACATTAGGTAATCATATATGTTTGATTTAAAGTgctctatataatatatacagcaatgggcatttaaaaataattcatttttgcAGACATTGCATATTCATTTTCAGCTGTTGGGTGTTCAGTGTATTCAGTGTAGGAAATTTTTATATATGATGATGATATTTGTACAACCAGAAATATGAGTCCGGCTAAATTCATAATTCTTTACTGAAATTGTTAACTAGGTCAACCACATGCCTGTATTTTGTGTCTtttccgtgttttttttttagattttcttgGAAAGGGAACCACTGTGAATTATTGAAACTGTCTTGTATGTGTCATCAAGTCGCCTGTTTTtgaatttcagtttttcttgatGTTAGAATCTCTTTCATAATGTGTATCAGCAGTggaataatgagacttttgcaaaaaaaaaaaagctttcagCAAATATAAGTACATAAGATTAAATTACTTATTTATTGTTAGCACTGTGTTGTTTAAATGCCCTTCATCAGCTTCCAAAGATAGTAGATGAGATTCATACTGTACATCTGAACCATTTATCACTGATTTAATTAATAAGTTAATGAATCACAGGTAGTGAAGAGTGTGTGGTCATTTATTTTCTAAGTGCTTATTTCATGGTGGTATGGGGGGGGGACTGAAGCCAAGCTCGGCTGGGATGTGGGGCAGCGTGGACACATGCAGgggacatacactcacctaaaggatactaatacggtgtttgaccccctttcgccttcagaactgccttaattctacgtggcattgattgaagaaggtgctgaaagcattctttggaaatgttggcccatatt
This window of the Paramormyrops kingsleyae isolate MSU_618 chromosome 1, PKINGS_0.4, whole genome shotgun sequence genome carries:
- the LOC111854613 gene encoding bisphosphoglycerate mutase-like isoform X2, with the protein product MGFLIPTHRQTYTLSSTSLLWMPKYKLFLLRHGEGAWNKENRFCSWVDQHLSEEGVKEAQQCGGLLKEQGYRLDAVFTSLLTRSIQTAWLVTQAMGDEWVPVLKSWRLNERHYGALIGLNRAELALNHGEEEVRLWRRSYDITPPPITESHPFFFDIYNDRRYLTCDVPLEELPRSESLKQVLDRLLPYWNNVIVPEIKKDRTVLISAHGNSCRALLKHIEGISDDDIVGVTLPTGIPILLELDSDLQPVKPHELLGNQVQIQNAIRKVEDQGKAKKTDT
- the LOC111854613 gene encoding bisphosphoglycerate mutase-like isoform X3; the encoded protein is MMYFLPCGKFTEYFRMPKYKLFLLRHGEGAWNKENRFCSWVDQHLSEEGVKEAQQCGGLLKEQGYRLDAVFTSLLTRSIQTAWLVTQAMGDEWVPVLKSWRLNERHYGALIGLNRAELALNHGEEEVRLWRRSYDITPPPITESHPFFFDIYNDRRYLTCDVPLEELPRSESLKQVLDRLLPYWNNVIVPEIKKDRTVLISAHGNSCRALLKHIEGISDDDIVGVTLPTGIPILLELDSDLQPVKPHELLGNQVQIQNAIRKVEDQGKAKKTDT
- the LOC111854613 gene encoding bisphosphoglycerate mutase-like isoform X1, producing the protein MMYFLPCGKFTEYFRCVYACLCKKTRMPKYKLFLLRHGEGAWNKENRFCSWVDQHLSEEGVKEAQQCGGLLKEQGYRLDAVFTSLLTRSIQTAWLVTQAMGDEWVPVLKSWRLNERHYGALIGLNRAELALNHGEEEVRLWRRSYDITPPPITESHPFFFDIYNDRRYLTCDVPLEELPRSESLKQVLDRLLPYWNNVIVPEIKKDRTVLISAHGNSCRALLKHIEGISDDDIVGVTLPTGIPILLELDSDLQPVKPHELLGNQVQIQNAIRKVEDQGKAKKTDT
- the LOC111854613 gene encoding bisphosphoglycerate mutase-like isoform X4; the protein is MPKYKLFLLRHGEGAWNKENRFCSWVDQHLSEEGVKEAQQCGGLLKEQGYRLDAVFTSLLTRSIQTAWLVTQAMGDEWVPVLKSWRLNERHYGALIGLNRAELALNHGEEEVRLWRRSYDITPPPITESHPFFFDIYNDRRYLTCDVPLEELPRSESLKQVLDRLLPYWNNVIVPEIKKDRTVLISAHGNSCRALLKHIEGISDDDIVGVTLPTGIPILLELDSDLQPVKPHELLGNQVQIQNAIRKVEDQGKAKKTDT